A window from Sus scrofa isolate TJ Tabasco breed Duroc chromosome 2, Sscrofa11.1, whole genome shotgun sequence encodes these proteins:
- the IBA57 gene encoding putative transferase CAF17, mitochondrial (The RefSeq protein has 1 substitution compared to this genomic sequence), with protein MAAAALLRGAASGRSGLAWHWRLRAAPRRRLAQGSCSQSGDPAGGTAWAYFLLGERALVRVRGPDSAPFLLGLLTNELPLPGPASAVARAGYAHFLNVQGRTLYDVILYGLPEHSDEQPTFLLECDSSVLDALQRHLVLHRIRRKVTVEPCPELRVWAVLPCAPEEAGRSVPLQEKAQCTTILTRDPRTARMGWRLLSQDEGPALVPGGRPGDLQDYHRHRYQQGVPEGVHDLPPGVALPLESNLAFMNGISFTKGCYIGQELTARTHHTGVIRKRLFPVQLSGRLPVGSIAPGTSVLTESGQAAGKYRAGLGDVGLALLRTEKIKGPLHIRTSESGLVALTASVPDWWPTATK; from the exons ATGGCGGCTGCGGCGCTGCTCCGGGGCGCGGCTTCAGGGCGCAGCGGCCTAGCCTGGCACTGGAGGCTGCGCGCGGCCCCGAGGCGCCGCCTGGCTCAAGGTTCCTGCTCTCAGAGTGGTGACCCCGCGGGCGGTACGGCCTGGGCCTACTTCCTGCTGGGCGAGCGCGCCCTGGTACGCGTGCGCGGGCCGGACTCGGCGCCCTTTCTCCTGGGTCTGCTGACCAATGAGTTGCCGCTTCCGGGTCCCGCTTCGGCCGTGGCGCGCGCGGGCTACGCCCACTTTCTTAACGTCCAGGGACGCACACTCTATGACGTCATTCTCTACGG GCTTCCTGAGCACTCCGATGAGCAGCCTACCTTCCTCCTGGAGTGTGACAGCTCAGTGCTGGATGCGCTGCAGAGGCACCTGGTGCTGCACAGGATCCGGCGGAAAGTCACGGTGGAGCCATGCCCTGAGCTACGTGTGTGGGCTGTGCTGCCCTGTGCCCCTGAGGAGGCTGGCAGGTCTGTGCCCCTGCAGGAGAAGGCCCAGTGCACCACCATCCTCACCCGTGATCCCCGGACTGCCCGCATGGGCTGGCGGCTTCTCTCCCAGGATGAGGGCTCTGCCCTGGTGCCCGGGGGCCGACCTGGGGACCTCCAGGATTATCACCGACACCGGTACCAGCAAG GTGTTCCCGAAGGGGTCCACGACCTGCCCCCAGGAGTGGCCCTACCTCTGGAGTCCAACCTGGCCTTCATGAATGGCATCAGCTTCACCAAGGGTTGCTACATTGGCCAGGAACTGACGGCCCGCACCCACCATACAGGTGTCATCCGAAAACGCCTCTTCCCAGTACAGCTCTCAGGCCGCCTCCCTGTGGGCAGCATTGCTCCTGGCACCTCTGTGCTCACTGAGTCCGGGCAGGCAGCTGGCAAGTATAGGGCAGGCCTGGGGGATGTGGGGCTGGCTCTGTTGCGGACTGAGAAAATCAAGGGTCCTCTCCACATCAGAACCTCTGAGAGTGGCCTGGTAGCTCTAACTGCATCTGTGCCAGACTGGTGGCCCACAGCCACCAAGTAG